Genomic segment of Drosophila takahashii strain IR98-3 E-12201 chromosome X, DtakHiC1v2, whole genome shotgun sequence:
aggtttccttaaatttaacaatCCTAGTTATCGTAAAGAGGTGCAACTTCGCTGGCATTTAAACCCAAATTAAAGCTAATGTTTACGAGCTGAGGACTAAAatacttcaaaaaaatatacataagttactgttttgtataaaaatatgaaataaaaatgcatttcatATACTGACATTGTgtggtatttaaaattaatggaacTATGTAAAagtattgtaatatttttaattaaagagtCACGCGGCCATCTCTAATTCGAGTCCACCAAAGCGGGCGCTTTGCAACACTGCACCTTTTCCAACACTGCaccaaaccaaacaaaaataaagcggtgctttttagttaaattactaaattaaatttaagttaaaagttCGCAATCACAATGGCCAGCGGATCCAGGACAACGATATTGCCGCAATCGAAGGAGGCCCTGTTGAAATCCTACAATGCGCGCCTGAAGGACGACGTACGCAGCATGCTGGAGAACTTTGAGGGTGAGTATTATacagatattaaatatatatctttattatagatactatatattatattatagaaATCCTGAAGCTGGCGCGTCGCGAGAGCCACAGTCAGATCTCCAAGACGACGCAATGCGAACAGGATGCGCTGGAAATGCAGGTGCGAGCGGCCAATATGGGTAGGGGTATTACTTATATCCTATATCATATCCCATATCATATAACATCATTTTTACAGTTCGCGCTGGCGAATCCCTGATGAAGCTGGTGGCCGACCTCAAGCAGTACCTCATCCTCAACGATTTCCACTCGGTAAACGAGGCCATCACGAACAATTCGCAGCTATTTCGCAATACCCAGAGCGAATGCGACAAGAAGCTGATGAAGCTGCGCGACGAGATGGCCATGGATCTGTACGATCTGGAGGAGGAGTATTACACGAGCATATTTAAGTAGCCCTAAGTTTGTATTTGAATGTCCCTGAAAGATACAGCAATGAACGTAACGTAATAACTAGTAATTTCATTGCTATTCCTGCccatcatcctcctcctcttcgttATCCAAGCTGTCCACCAGATCACCCGTGTAGAAGAGCACCGCCTTGGGCACGATCTGCGTGCGCAGGAGGAAGCCCACCTCGAAATCGCTGCCCAGTATGAGCTTGGTCTTCTCGTCGGCCAGCGACAAATCCAAAGCCTGCGGCGGAGCGAAGAACCGGAAGAAGGATTCGCGTGGCAGGACCTTGGTGCAGCTGCTCCGGCCATTTCGATTCCTTCGCCTGCTCTCCACCGTTTGCAGCGTCAAATTGGAGCCATCGCGCCAATGGATGTGACAGCCCTCGCAGCGAATGATTTCGGGTCCCTCGAAGAGGAAGGGATACTCCGGATCCGCGGAGTGCTGCAGAAAGTAGCGCTTCGTCAGGAGGAGCGAGGAGTCGTGCAGATAGCCATTGGGTCGAAACTGAAAGCTAACCGTGTAGCTATCCTGATCGTAGGTCAAACGCACGTCCATCAAACACTCGAGCAGAGGCTCATCGTGATCCTGGACGAGTTCGGAGAGCAGCGGGACATTCTGGAAGACGGTCAGCCAAAAGCGAGGAATTCCACACACGGGAAGATCGGGGGAAACCGGTAGCCACTTGAGCCTCAACTGGCGCAGCTCCTCGTTGTGCTCAAAGTCTAGGGACTGCAGGGGAAGCAGAGAACTATCAAGCAGCCCGGAGCTCTCCGTTTGCAGCGGTGGCTCCACCAGACCCTCCAAAATATCCCGACGCGCATCGAAGAGGGCGCAACTCTGGCCATAGAATCGCCGCTCCAGTTCGTAGACCTCGCGGAAGAACTGCTCCGAGATGCGCACCTGTTGCAGCTGGTTTTGTTTGAGCGCCCGCAGGCGATTCTGCACGGATTCCGGCATTTGGGCAATCATGTGGCGAAGAAAGGCCTTTCGGCTGCGCGGAGGCAAGTCAGCCGGACTTAAAGCCGGCTCCATGGACTCCATGGGCGATCCTTGGGTGTCCAGCGAGCGCATGGAGTCACTGATCATACTGTCTACTGGTGGAATCTTTCCCGAGGGAGCCTTCTCCGCACCATTTTCCATCTCGAACATCGTGCAATTCGTGaggatagcttcaaaactttaaaatttaggaaTCGGTATTTATAGATCTATGATTTGAGGTTTTTTTCAAGGTTTCCAAACTATTTAACTAGAGTTTGAAGTAGATCTTGGGAAAGTATCGACATttcgattatttttaaacatatatgtTTATCGTGAAAGTCGATTActtcgatattatcgattcattactgtgaaaatatttttttttagcaatatGATTCCGTTTTCCaatgatttaaaatgaatCAAATATTCCTATCGCCAGATaatattattcaaaataattccaaTCGTTTTTGCTACATGACTTCGAAAGAATGCTCCTATCTTCATGACTCGAATGTTTTGCCAATAGAtaatcttatttttaattccaaTAATTTTGTAATCTAGCTACGAGTCAAATTACCTTTAAGGGGAAACCACTTTAGAGATACGTGCATAAATAATGAAGTCGATTTCGGCAAAACAATGAATGATATGGCCGAATTCCGGGTAAATCGGATTGCCTTATCGGTGGTACAGATAGATATGCGATATAATCCGAAGCCTATAATCGGCTATCATAAATTGACATTGCGGCAGGTCGGAATTTCGCTATGATCACAATATTCTCAAtttcatatatattaaattatagatATCTCGATTAGATATAGATAGGTGTCTTATCTGCGACACCTGGCCACTTGACACTTGGTCTTGGGTTTTTATGGCCTTACGAGGCGATAAGTTGGCCCTGTTGTCTTTCAGGTTTCAAATAAACCATATAAACCCAGCGTTACGCGATTATTTATTGAGAGAAAAACCGGACTACTTGACTTGACCAATCTTATCCGTTCCTCGACTTTCGCCGTCCGCCAGCCGCATGCTAATttatagtcaaaaaactgtttAAAGTGGAAGAATTCTCTCCACCGGGGGTCCAACTTGCCAACTGATTTGGGTAATCTT
This window contains:
- the MED22 gene encoding mediator of RNA polymerase II transcription subunit 22 — protein: MASGSRTTILPQSKEALLKSYNARLKDDVRSMLENFEEILKLARRESHSQISKTTQCEQDALEMQVRAANMVRAGESLMKLVADLKQYLILNDFHSVNEAITNNSQLFRNTQSECDKKLMKLRDEMAMDLYDLEEEYYTSIFK
- the LOC108063935 gene encoding nucleosome assembly protein 1-like 4 — its product is MFEMENGAEKAPSGKIPPVDSMISDSMRSLDTQGSPMESMEPALSPADLPPRSRKAFLRHMIAQMPESVQNRLRALKQNQLQQVRISEQFFREVYELERRFYGQSCALFDARRDILEGLVEPPLQTESSGLLDSSLLPLQSLDFEHNEELRQLRLKWLPVSPDLPVCGIPRFWLTVFQNVPLLSELVQDHDEPLLECLMDVRLTYDQDSYTVSFQFRPNGYLHDSSLLLTKRYFLQHSADPEYPFLFEGPEIIRCEGCHIHWRDGSNLTLQTVESRRRNRNGRSSCTKVLPRESFFRFFAPPQALDLSLADEKTKLILGSDFEVGFLLRTQIVPKAVLFYTGDLVDSLDNEEEEDDGQE